From Amycolatopsis sp. YIM 10, the proteins below share one genomic window:
- the rplT gene encoding 50S ribosomal protein L20 yields the protein MARVKRAVNAKKKRRTTLELASGYRGQRSRLYRKAKEQTLHSLNYAYRDRRARKGDFRQLWITRINAAARANGVTYNRFIQGLKAAGVEVDRKILADLAVNDAAAFTALAELAKQNVTTGEEKKSA from the coding sequence GTGGCACGCGTCAAGCGGGCGGTGAACGCCAAGAAGAAGCGTCGCACAACTCTCGAACTGGCCAGCGGTTACCGGGGCCAGCGCTCCCGGCTCTACCGCAAGGCGAAGGAGCAGACGCTTCACTCCCTGAACTACGCCTACCGGGACCGCCGTGCCCGCAAGGGTGACTTCCGCCAGCTGTGGATCACCCGCATCAACGCGGCCGCCCGGGCCAACGGCGTGACCTACAACCGGTTCATCCAGGGCCTCAAGGCCGCCGGTGTCGAGGTCGACCGCAAGATCCTCGCGGACCTCGCGGTGAACGACGCCGCCGCCTTCACGGCGCTGGCCGAGCTGGCCAAGCAGAACGTGAC
- the rpmI gene encoding 50S ribosomal protein L35, with the protein MPKNKTHSGTSKRVRVTGTGKIRRQKAGRRHLMEKKASKVTRRLEGTTELAKADVSRVKRLLGR; encoded by the coding sequence ATGCCCAAGAACAAGACGCACAGCGGGACGTCCAAGCGAGTCCGCGTCACCGGCACCGGCAAGATCCGCCGCCAGAAGGCCGGCCGCCGTCACCTGATGGAGAAGAAGGCCAGCAAGGTGACCCGCCGCCTCGAAGGCACCACCGAGCTGGCCAAGGCCGACGTCAGCCGCGTCAAGCGCCTTCTCGGCCGCTGA
- the infC gene encoding translation initiation factor IF-3: protein MWAPGRTSREEHYSDQGGPISSETRINERIRVPEVRLVGPNGEQVGIVRIEDALRLAQEADLDLVEVAPQARPPVAKLMDFGKFKYESAQKARESRRNQQLTVIKEQKLRPKIDQHDYETKKGHVSRFLAAGNKVKVTIMFRGREQSRPELGFRLLQKLADDVQELGFVESSPKQDGRNMIMVLAPHKNVKPPKAKAKEAEAEAADS from the coding sequence ATGTGGGCACCAGGTCGAACGAGCAGAGAAGAACATTACTCGGACCAAGGAGGCCCCATCAGCTCCGAGACGCGCATCAACGAGCGCATCCGCGTTCCCGAGGTCCGGCTGGTCGGACCCAACGGGGAGCAGGTCGGCATCGTCCGCATAGAGGACGCACTCCGGCTCGCCCAGGAAGCGGACCTGGACCTCGTCGAGGTCGCCCCGCAGGCACGACCGCCGGTCGCCAAGCTCATGGACTTCGGCAAGTTCAAGTACGAGAGCGCCCAGAAGGCCCGCGAGTCGCGCCGCAACCAGCAGCTGACCGTCATCAAAGAGCAGAAGCTGCGCCCGAAGATCGACCAGCACGACTACGAGACGAAGAAGGGCCACGTGTCCCGCTTCCTCGCGGCTGGTAACAAGGTCAAGGTCACGATCATGTTCCGTGGCCGGGAGCAGTCCAGGCCGGAGCTCGGCTTCCGCCTGCTGCAGAAGCTGGCCGACGACGTCCAGGAGCTCGGCTTCGTGGAGTCCTCGCCCAAGCAGGACGGTCGCAACATGATCATGGTGCTGGCGCCGCACAAGAACGTGAAGCCGCCGAAGGCGAAAGCCAAGGAAGCCGAAGCCGAAGCCGCGGATTCCTGA
- a CDS encoding DUF1844 domain-containing protein, producing the protein MSDNAGHQPQNSPGTDADGIRELETIPSVEVISRAAVMLMSAGAERLGLADEDPDTSPRRDLDEARRLITALAGLVTSSAEYLGAHAGPLRDGLQSLQKAFRESSAVPDAPGQGPGEKYTGPVH; encoded by the coding sequence GTGTCGGACAACGCTGGACACCAGCCTCAGAATTCCCCCGGAACGGACGCCGACGGCATCCGCGAGCTAGAGACCATTCCCAGTGTAGAGGTGATCAGCCGCGCCGCCGTGATGCTGATGTCGGCCGGCGCCGAACGCCTCGGCCTCGCCGACGAGGACCCGGACACCAGTCCCCGGCGCGACCTCGACGAGGCAAGGCGGTTGATCACCGCACTGGCCGGGCTGGTCACGTCGTCGGCGGAGTACCTCGGCGCGCACGCCGGCCCGCTGCGCGACGGGCTCCAGTCACTGCAGAAGGCGTTCCGCGAGTCCTCGGCGGTGCCGGACGCGCCAGGCCAGGGTCCCGGCGAGAAGTACACCGGCCCCGTGCACTGA
- a CDS encoding GntR family transcriptional regulator produces the protein MSNLKPVRRVLLRDEAYELLRRAIITGDLAPGQQLREHDLAAELGLSRAPVRQALTRLTTEGLVESKPQSFTRVAPLESDDVRDALGLTRALHEFAVRTARLKPGDLDRMRAANARFAAAIEARDVDAAIEADDEFHDVPVEACGNRAVAETLDRYTSLLRRLERARFASLPAHRSVRRHEQLIDALAAGETGEAIRITGRIWAELGDLMAAGEET, from the coding sequence GTGAGCAACCTGAAGCCCGTTCGGCGCGTGTTGCTGCGGGACGAGGCGTACGAACTCCTGCGGCGCGCGATCATCACCGGGGACCTGGCCCCCGGCCAGCAGTTGCGCGAGCACGACCTGGCCGCGGAACTGGGCCTTTCCCGCGCGCCGGTGCGGCAGGCGCTGACCAGGCTGACCACCGAAGGCCTGGTCGAGTCGAAGCCGCAGAGCTTCACCAGGGTCGCGCCACTGGAGAGCGATGACGTGCGCGACGCGCTCGGCCTGACCAGGGCGCTGCACGAGTTCGCCGTGCGCACGGCCCGCCTCAAGCCCGGAGACCTGGACCGGATGCGCGCGGCCAACGCCAGGTTCGCCGCCGCCATCGAGGCCCGCGACGTCGACGCGGCGATCGAAGCGGACGACGAGTTCCACGACGTACCGGTCGAGGCCTGCGGCAACCGCGCGGTCGCCGAGACGCTCGACCGCTACACCTCCCTGCTGCGCCGCCTCGAGCGCGCGCGGTTCGCCAGCCTGCCCGCGCACCGCTCGGTCCGGCGGCACGAACAGCTCATCGACGCCCTCGCGGCGGGTGAAACCGGCGAAGCCATCCGGATCACCGGCCGCATCTGGGCCGAACTCGGCGACCTGATGGCCGCCGGAGAGGAAACCTGA
- a CDS encoding 1-aminocyclopropane-1-carboxylate deaminase, translating into MSLDSFPRHPLLFGPSPVHRLDRLTAHLGGAEIWAKREDVNSGLAYGGNKTRKLEYLVADALASGADTLLSIGGVQSNHTRQVAAAAARTGLKAVLVQESWVDWKDPGYDRVGNIQLSRLMGADVRLVEAGFGIGFKESWERAIAEIEAGGGKPYAIPAGASDHRLGGLGFANWMREVEAQERELGVYFDTIVVCSVTGSTQAGMIAGAALSDRPRRIIGIDASAKPAETRAQVDRIAKATASLIDAPREPDEVILDERYHAGIYGVPDESTVDAMRTAGRLEGMITDPVYEGKSMAGLIDLVSRGEIPRDSKVLYAHLGGQPALSAYSDLP; encoded by the coding sequence ATGTCCCTCGACTCCTTCCCCCGCCACCCGCTGCTGTTCGGCCCGTCGCCGGTGCACCGGCTCGACCGGCTCACCGCACACCTCGGCGGTGCCGAGATCTGGGCCAAGCGCGAGGACGTCAACTCCGGGCTCGCGTACGGGGGCAACAAGACCCGCAAGCTGGAGTACCTGGTCGCCGACGCACTCGCATCCGGCGCGGACACGCTGCTCTCGATCGGCGGCGTGCAGTCGAACCACACCAGGCAGGTGGCCGCGGCCGCCGCCCGCACCGGGCTGAAAGCCGTGCTGGTGCAGGAAAGCTGGGTGGACTGGAAGGACCCCGGCTACGACCGGGTCGGCAACATCCAGCTCTCCCGGCTGATGGGCGCCGACGTCCGGCTGGTCGAGGCCGGGTTCGGCATCGGGTTCAAGGAGAGCTGGGAGCGGGCGATCGCCGAGATCGAGGCGGGCGGCGGCAAGCCGTACGCCATCCCGGCCGGCGCGTCCGACCACCGGCTCGGCGGGCTCGGCTTCGCGAACTGGATGCGTGAAGTCGAGGCGCAGGAACGGGAACTGGGCGTGTACTTCGACACGATCGTGGTCTGCTCGGTCACCGGCAGCACGCAGGCGGGCATGATCGCCGGCGCCGCGCTGAGTGACCGGCCGCGCCGGATCATCGGCATCGACGCCTCGGCCAAGCCGGCCGAAACCCGGGCGCAGGTGGACCGGATCGCGAAGGCGACCGCTTCGTTGATCGACGCCCCGCGCGAGCCGGACGAGGTGATCCTCGACGAGCGGTACCACGCGGGGATCTACGGCGTGCCGGACGAGTCCACTGTGGACGCCATGCGCACGGCGGGACGGCTGGAGGGGATGATCACCGACCCGGTGTACGAGGGCAAGTCGATGGCGGGCCTGATCGATCTGGTCTCGCGCGGGGAAATCCCGCGGGATTCGAAGGTGCTGTACGCGCACCTGGGCGGGCAGCCGGCCCTCAGCGCGTACAGCGACCTTCCCTGA
- a CDS encoding RidA family protein, which translates to MGKVAISTENAPTPVANFAQAVRKGNILQLAGQVAFEPGTNKIVGDSVGEQTRQTFKNLTAVLEAAGASWDDVVMTRAYLTDTAHFAEFNEVYNELIGEPAFPARTTVYVGLPAGLLVEIDLLAVIGD; encoded by the coding sequence ATGGGCAAGGTCGCGATCAGCACGGAGAACGCCCCCACACCGGTGGCGAACTTCGCGCAGGCCGTTCGGAAGGGGAACATCCTGCAGCTGGCCGGCCAGGTCGCCTTCGAACCCGGGACGAACAAGATCGTCGGGGATTCGGTCGGCGAGCAGACCCGGCAGACGTTCAAGAACCTCACCGCCGTGCTGGAGGCGGCCGGGGCGAGCTGGGACGACGTGGTGATGACGCGGGCGTACCTGACCGACACCGCGCACTTCGCCGAGTTCAACGAGGTCTACAACGAACTGATCGGCGAGCCCGCCTTCCCGGCGCGCACCACCGTCTACGTGGGCCTGCCCGCCGGCCTGCTGGTCGAGATCGACCTGCTCGCCGTCATCGGCGACTGA
- a CDS encoding IclR family transcriptional regulator — translation MSQSLDRALTVLSGLAKEHKTLDQLAEEVGVHKSTVLRLLRTLEQHHFVRRDGTRYYRLGTALFDLANQALEGYDVRRAAQPALSALNARTGHTVHLASYDDGEVVYIDKYEGRHSVRMYSRVGKRAPLHCTAVGKVLVASFGKDRRHEVAHRIDYVRMTANTISSAAGYLAELEQIERRGYAVDNAEHEDFIHCIAAPVRGAGGEVLAAASLSVPKVLLDYEGLLALVPDLVAAAEDASIHSGWTEARNTEG, via the coding sequence ATGAGCCAGAGCCTGGACCGGGCGCTCACCGTGCTTTCCGGGCTGGCGAAGGAACACAAGACCCTCGACCAGCTCGCCGAAGAGGTCGGCGTGCACAAGTCGACCGTGCTGCGGTTGCTGCGCACGCTCGAACAGCACCACTTCGTCCGCCGCGACGGCACGCGGTACTACCGGCTCGGCACCGCGTTGTTCGACCTGGCGAACCAAGCGCTGGAAGGCTACGACGTCCGCCGCGCCGCGCAGCCCGCGTTGTCCGCGCTCAACGCGCGCACCGGGCACACCGTGCACCTCGCCAGCTACGACGACGGCGAAGTGGTCTACATCGACAAGTACGAGGGACGCCATTCGGTCCGGATGTACTCGCGCGTCGGCAAACGCGCGCCGCTGCACTGCACCGCGGTCGGCAAGGTGCTGGTCGCCTCCTTCGGCAAGGACCGGCGGCATGAGGTGGCTCACCGCATCGACTACGTGCGGATGACCGCGAATACGATTTCCTCGGCGGCCGGGTACCTGGCCGAACTGGAGCAGATCGAGCGCCGCGGGTACGCGGTGGACAACGCCGAGCACGAGGACTTCATCCACTGCATCGCCGCGCCGGTGCGCGGGGCGGGCGGCGAGGTGCTGGCCGCGGCCAGCCTTTCGGTGCCCAAGGTGCTGCTGGACTACGAGGGACTGCTCGCGCTGGTACCGGACCTGGTCGCGGCCGCCGAGGATGCGTCCATCCACAGTGGATGGACGGAAGCTAGGAACACGGAAGGATGA
- a CDS encoding sugar kinase — protein sequence MALFVPGEAGPPHRVRTWQRTIGGAESNVACHLAGLGLRSRWASAVGDDPFGRALLEEIAAAGVDVGGAVVDPARPTGLYVKESSSGGSPVRYYRTGSAASAMSPDLLRGLDLGAVGVIHLSGITPALSATCADLVREVLALPRAGTRVSFDLNFRPVLWSDRDPAAELTELARQADIVLAGDDEAEIVWGSGDPGVLRKRLPEPETLVIKHGARGATLLEGDREPVFAPALKVDVVEPVGAGDAFAAGFLAATLRGEDPLTRLRSGHLQAASTLRTHDDVGPPLPPDVVAGLLAADERTWAASRLTDEGVVRA from the coding sequence ATGGCGCTTTTTGTCCCTGGTGAAGCCGGGCCACCGCACCGCGTGCGGACCTGGCAGCGCACGATCGGCGGCGCGGAGTCCAATGTGGCCTGTCACCTCGCCGGCCTCGGCCTGCGCAGCCGCTGGGCCAGCGCCGTCGGCGACGATCCGTTCGGGCGCGCGCTGCTCGAGGAGATCGCGGCCGCGGGAGTGGACGTCGGCGGCGCCGTCGTCGACCCGGCGCGGCCGACCGGGTTGTACGTCAAGGAGAGCAGCTCCGGCGGCAGTCCGGTGCGCTACTACCGGACCGGCTCGGCGGCCTCGGCGATGAGCCCGGACCTGTTGCGTGGTCTCGACCTGGGCGCGGTGGGCGTGATCCACCTGAGCGGGATCACTCCGGCGCTGTCCGCCACCTGCGCCGACCTCGTCCGTGAGGTGCTCGCCCTGCCGCGGGCCGGTACGCGCGTTTCGTTCGACCTGAACTTCCGCCCGGTGCTGTGGTCCGATCGCGACCCCGCCGCCGAGCTGACCGAACTCGCCCGGCAGGCCGACATCGTGCTCGCGGGCGACGACGAGGCCGAAATCGTCTGGGGGAGCGGTGATCCCGGCGTGCTGCGCAAGCGCCTGCCGGAACCGGAGACGCTGGTGATCAAGCACGGCGCACGTGGCGCCACCCTGCTCGAAGGCGACCGGGAGCCGGTGTTCGCGCCCGCGCTGAAGGTCGACGTGGTCGAGCCGGTCGGGGCGGGCGACGCCTTCGCGGCCGGTTTCCTCGCCGCGACGCTGCGCGGGGAGGACCCGCTGACCCGCCTGCGCTCCGGCCACCTCCAGGCGGCCTCTACGCTGCGCACGCACGACGATGTGGGGCCGCCGCTGCCACCGGACGTGGTCGCCGGGCTGCTCGCCGCCGACGAGCGGACCTGGGCGGCGAGCAGGCTGACGGACGAGGGAGTGGTGCGCGCATGA
- a CDS encoding amino acid deaminase: protein MVSCEINEAALGSARNETIDWRFKSIPAALSGRRIGDAAAAKPDLFTDGFLGPVVVLEEDALAHNLREMAAWCAGHGVELAPHGKTTMAPALFARQIEHGAWGITAANASQLRVYRAFGVSRVLLANQLVDPAALAWLSAELDADPSFEFTCWADSTAGVAQMGAALTGTRPVDVLVELGADGGRTGARDRATAIAVAEAVHASPALRLAGVGGYEGALAHDSSEASQARVKSYVDDLRELAVDLHGRGLFADVDEIIVTAGGSAYFDQVAEGITTGWPDGLKIRPVLRSGAYLTHDDGFYRGISPLGEHPRTTGAEPFRSALRAWAQVTSKPSGELALLTMGKRDASFDEGLPEPQLRRGPDDRVDPLTGHTVTAMNDQHAFLSLPPDSPVAVGDWIGLGLSHPCTVFDKWPLIPVVDADGRTVVDFVRTYF from the coding sequence CTGGTGAGCTGCGAGATCAACGAGGCCGCACTGGGGAGCGCCCGGAACGAAACCATCGACTGGCGATTCAAGTCGATCCCGGCCGCGTTGTCCGGCCGCCGGATCGGTGACGCCGCGGCGGCCAAGCCGGACCTGTTCACCGACGGCTTCCTCGGCCCGGTCGTGGTGCTGGAGGAGGACGCGCTCGCGCACAACCTGCGTGAGATGGCTGCCTGGTGCGCCGGGCACGGCGTGGAACTGGCGCCACACGGCAAAACCACCATGGCGCCGGCGTTGTTCGCCCGCCAGATCGAGCACGGCGCCTGGGGCATCACCGCCGCGAACGCCAGCCAGCTGCGGGTCTACCGCGCGTTCGGTGTCTCCCGGGTGCTGCTGGCCAACCAGCTGGTCGACCCGGCCGCACTGGCCTGGCTGTCCGCCGAATTGGACGCCGACCCGTCGTTCGAGTTCACCTGCTGGGCCGACTCGACCGCCGGGGTGGCGCAGATGGGCGCCGCGCTGACCGGGACGCGGCCGGTGGACGTGCTGGTGGAGCTGGGCGCCGACGGCGGCCGCACCGGGGCGCGTGACCGGGCCACCGCGATCGCCGTCGCCGAGGCCGTGCACGCCAGCCCGGCGCTGCGCCTGGCCGGGGTCGGCGGTTACGAAGGCGCGCTGGCACACGACTCGAGCGAAGCGTCCCAGGCCCGGGTCAAGTCCTATGTGGACGATCTGCGCGAGCTGGCGGTGGACCTGCACGGGCGCGGGCTGTTCGCCGACGTGGACGAGATCATCGTGACCGCGGGCGGCAGCGCGTACTTCGACCAGGTCGCCGAGGGCATCACCACCGGCTGGCCGGACGGGCTCAAAATCCGTCCGGTGTTGCGCAGCGGCGCCTACCTCACCCACGACGACGGCTTCTACCGCGGCATTTCGCCGCTGGGCGAGCACCCGCGCACCACCGGCGCCGAGCCGTTCCGGTCCGCGTTGCGCGCCTGGGCGCAGGTGACATCGAAGCCGTCCGGCGAGCTGGCGCTGCTCACCATGGGCAAACGCGACGCCTCCTTCGACGAGGGACTGCCCGAACCCCAGCTGCGCCGCGGCCCCGACGACCGGGTGGACCCGCTGACCGGGCACACCGTCACCGCGATGAACGACCAGCACGCCTTTCTCTCGCTGCCGCCGGATTCACCGGTAGCGGTCGGCGACTGGATCGGGCTCGGGCTTTCACACCCGTGCACGGTGTTCGACAAGTGGCCGCTCATCCCCGTGGTCGACGCCGACGGCCGCACGGTCGTCGACTTCGTCCGTACCTACTTCTAA
- a CDS encoding amidohydrolase family protein, with amino-acid sequence MDLVISGARIADGTGAPLETGDVGLDGGRVAAIGAPGSLSGRKRLDATGLVLSPGFIDMHSHSDIQVLAEPDHLAKVSQGVTTEVLGQDGLSYAPVDDTTLAALRAQLAGWNDDPPGFDWNWRSVGEYLDRLDQGIAVNAAYLIPQGSVRMLAVGFDDRPATEDELNRMRGLLVTGLAEGAVGMSSGLTYTPGMYASTEELVDLCTVVGAHGGYYSPHHRSYGAGALEAFAEMVDVSRRSGCPLHLAHATMNFSVNKGRAPELLRLLDDALADGCDISLDTYPYLPGATYLSALLPSWSAEGGLEATLARLSDPDTRERIRVEIEETGSDGAHGVPIDWEAIEINGVRNPDNAHLVGHSVAESARRAGRPTSELYFDVLISERLGTSCLMHVGHEENVQAIMRHVTHTGGSDGLLVGARPHPRAWGTFPRYLARYVRELGVLDLADCVAHLTGRAAKRLRLADRGLVREGHAADLVLFDPDAVADTATFDEPRQQADGIPYVFVNGVAAIDDGRATGALAGHSLRKRESTTT; translated from the coding sequence ATGGACCTCGTGATCAGCGGCGCGCGGATCGCCGACGGCACCGGCGCGCCGCTCGAAACCGGTGACGTCGGACTGGACGGCGGCCGCGTCGCGGCGATCGGCGCGCCCGGTTCGCTCAGCGGCCGGAAGCGGCTCGATGCCACCGGACTGGTGCTCTCGCCGGGGTTCATCGACATGCACTCCCATTCGGACATCCAGGTGCTGGCCGAACCGGACCATCTCGCGAAGGTGTCCCAGGGCGTGACCACCGAGGTACTCGGCCAGGACGGGCTGTCCTACGCCCCGGTCGACGACACGACGCTGGCCGCGCTGCGCGCGCAGCTGGCCGGGTGGAACGACGACCCGCCGGGCTTCGACTGGAACTGGCGCTCGGTCGGCGAGTACCTCGACCGGCTGGACCAGGGCATCGCGGTGAACGCGGCGTACCTGATCCCGCAGGGCTCGGTGCGCATGCTGGCGGTCGGCTTCGACGACCGGCCGGCCACCGAGGACGAGCTGAACCGGATGCGCGGACTGCTGGTCACCGGGCTGGCCGAAGGCGCGGTCGGCATGTCGTCGGGGCTGACCTACACCCCGGGCATGTACGCGAGCACCGAGGAACTGGTGGACCTGTGCACCGTGGTCGGCGCGCACGGCGGGTACTACAGCCCGCACCACCGCAGCTACGGCGCCGGTGCGCTGGAGGCCTTCGCCGAGATGGTCGACGTGTCGCGGCGCTCGGGCTGCCCGCTGCACCTCGCGCACGCGACGATGAACTTCTCGGTGAACAAGGGCCGCGCGCCCGAGTTGCTGCGACTGCTCGACGACGCGCTCGCCGACGGCTGCGACATCTCGCTCGACACCTATCCGTACCTTCCGGGCGCCACCTACCTGTCCGCGCTGCTGCCGAGCTGGTCGGCCGAAGGCGGCCTGGAGGCGACGCTGGCGCGGCTGTCCGATCCGGACACTCGCGAGCGGATCCGCGTCGAGATCGAGGAAACCGGTTCGGACGGCGCGCACGGCGTGCCGATCGACTGGGAGGCCATCGAGATCAACGGGGTCCGCAACCCGGACAACGCGCACCTGGTCGGGCACAGCGTGGCCGAGTCCGCGCGACGAGCCGGGCGGCCGACGTCCGAGCTGTACTTCGACGTGCTGATCTCCGAACGCCTTGGCACCTCGTGCCTGATGCACGTCGGGCACGAGGAGAACGTGCAGGCGATCATGCGGCACGTCACGCACACCGGCGGCAGCGACGGGCTGCTCGTCGGCGCGCGCCCACACCCGCGGGCGTGGGGGACCTTCCCCCGCTACCTCGCCAGGTACGTCCGCGAACTGGGCGTGCTGGACCTCGCCGACTGCGTCGCGCACCTCACCGGGCGCGCGGCGAAGCGCCTGCGCCTGGCCGATCGTGGCCTGGTACGCGAAGGGCACGCGGCCGACCTGGTGCTGTTCGACCCGGACGCGGTCGCCGACACCGCCACCTTCGACGAACCCCGGCAACAGGCGGACGGAATCCCGTACGTCTTCGTCAACGGGGTCGCCGCCATCGACGACGGCCGCGCCACCGGCGCGCTCGCCGGGCATTCACTCCGCAAGCGAGAAAGCACGACCACATGA
- a CDS encoding GntP family permease, which produces MTGFIDWLQHSTAGLLTLAALSIAVLLLSIIKLKLEPFIALIVVGLLTALAAGVPVGTLVGSAQKASDSLLEKGFGGILGHIAAIIGLGTLLGAILERSGGARVLTTTLLRAFGEKRAPLAMGVAGLIFGIPVFFDIGIFVLAPLVYVAAKQGGKSIILYCMPLLAGLSVTHAFLPPHPGPVAAAGLLGVDLGWVILMGAICGLPAWFIGGVVYSSWIGKKIVLPVPEEMLVENGDDEQENPPSLGLVAFIIAVPLVLILVGTFGSIWLPKDSTTLSGIAAFIGTPAVALTIAVLLASWLLGTRRGMTGKQLSELSATALRPVAMILLVVGAGAFFGAVLSATGIGKAVAGSLDDAGLPVILAAYVISCGMRIAQGSATVAIVTTSGIIAPTVTELGYSQVQLALLVVAIAAGSIIASHVNDGGFWIVSRYFGISVADTLKTWTVLETVLSVAGFAVAALIMAFV; this is translated from the coding sequence ATGACCGGATTCATCGACTGGCTGCAGCACTCCACGGCCGGCCTGCTCACCCTCGCCGCGCTCTCCATCGCGGTACTGCTGCTGTCGATCATCAAGCTCAAGCTCGAACCGTTCATCGCGCTGATCGTGGTGGGCCTGCTCACCGCGCTGGCCGCGGGCGTGCCGGTGGGCACCCTGGTCGGCTCCGCGCAGAAGGCCTCGGATTCGCTGCTGGAAAAGGGTTTCGGCGGCATCCTCGGGCACATCGCGGCGATCATCGGGCTGGGCACCCTGCTCGGTGCGATCCTGGAACGCTCCGGCGGGGCCAGGGTGCTGACCACCACGCTGCTGCGGGCCTTCGGCGAGAAGCGCGCGCCGCTGGCGATGGGCGTGGCCGGGCTGATCTTCGGCATCCCGGTGTTCTTCGACATCGGCATCTTCGTGCTGGCACCGCTGGTCTACGTGGCCGCCAAGCAGGGCGGCAAGTCGATCATCCTGTACTGCATGCCGCTGCTCGCCGGGCTCTCGGTGACGCACGCCTTCCTGCCACCGCACCCGGGTCCGGTGGCCGCGGCCGGACTGCTCGGCGTCGATCTCGGCTGGGTCATCCTGATGGGCGCGATCTGCGGGCTGCCCGCCTGGTTCATCGGCGGCGTGGTGTATTCGTCGTGGATCGGCAAGAAGATCGTGCTGCCGGTGCCCGAGGAAATGCTGGTGGAGAACGGGGACGACGAGCAGGAGAACCCGCCGTCGCTCGGGCTGGTCGCGTTCATCATCGCGGTGCCGCTGGTGCTGATCCTGGTCGGCACGTTCGGCAGCATCTGGCTGCCCAAGGATTCGACCACGCTGTCCGGCATCGCCGCGTTCATCGGCACGCCTGCGGTGGCGCTGACCATCGCGGTGCTGCTGGCCTCCTGGCTGCTCGGCACCCGGCGCGGGATGACCGGCAAGCAGCTGAGCGAGCTTTCGGCCACCGCGCTGCGGCCGGTGGCGATGATCCTGCTGGTGGTCGGCGCCGGCGCGTTCTTCGGCGCGGTGCTCTCGGCCACCGGCATCGGCAAGGCGGTGGCCGGTTCGCTGGACGACGCCGGGCTGCCGGTGATCCTGGCCGCGTACGTGATCAGCTGCGGCATGCGGATCGCGCAGGGCTCGGCCACCGTCGCGATCGTGACCACCAGCGGCATCATCGCGCCGACGGTCACCGAACTCGGTTACTCGCAGGTGCAGCTGGCGCTGCTGGTGGTGGCCATCGCCGCCGGGTCGATCATCGCCTCGCACGTCAACGACGGCGGGTTCTGGATCGTCTCGCGCTACTTCGGCATCTCGGTTGCCGACACCCTGAAAACGTGGACAGTGCTGGAAACCGTGCTCTCGGTCGCCGGTTTCGCCGTCGCCGCACTGATCATGGCGTTTGTCTGA